From Panicum hallii strain FIL2 chromosome 2, PHallii_v3.1, whole genome shotgun sequence, a single genomic window includes:
- the LOC112881708 gene encoding uncharacterized protein LOC112881708 yields the protein MDSAATAAGGSGEPAANGSKSEEQQFDPSRMVGIIKRKALIKDLAAAYHAKCIASCKELLQLQKQWEEEQYVEAKMPEEPRLITMKTSTHRKK from the exons ATGGacagcgccgccaccgctgcAGGAGGAAGTGGGGAGCCGGCGGCCAACGGGTCCAAATCCGAGGAGCAGCAGTTCGATCCCAGCCGAA TGGTCGGGATAATCAAAAGGAAGGCCCTGATTAAAGATTTGGCTGCAGCATACCATGCTAAGTGTATAGCATCCTGTAAAGAACTCCTGCAGCTTCAGAAACAGTGGGAGGAG GAACAGTACGTGGAAGCCAAAATGCCCGAAGAACCAAGACTGATTACAATGAAGACCTCAACGCATAGGAAGAAGTAG
- the LOC112882623 gene encoding LYR motif-containing protein At3g19508 produces MPNAGLRAYREVLRLVRRLPAETRPYYAKYARENFVNYRDLSADDDLAALLRRAYTHSSWVLSKYSIDAEKAAARLKALGDGHGHGHAGR; encoded by the exons ATGCCGAACGCGGGGCTGCGCGCGTACCGCGAGGTGCTGCGCCTGGTGCGGCGGCTGCCGGCGGAGACGCGGCCCTACTACGCCAAGTACGCCCGCGAGAACTTCGTCAACTACCGCGACCTCTCGGCCGACGACGACCtcgccgccctcctccgccgcgcctaCACCCACTCGTCATGGGTCCTCTCCAAG TACTCGATCGACGcggagaaggcggcggcgcggctcaaGGCTCTCGGcgacggccacggccacggccacgccgGGCGGTGA